In Terriglobales bacterium, the genomic stretch CCACATGCACTTGCTTCACCGTCAGCGACCGGCAAAGCGGGCCGGGCGAAGCCGAGCGCGTACGAATCTGGGACTCATGCGCACTAAGCGGCTTCACCCGCATGGCCGGCGGCTTCAATCCGCGCCGCGCAGTGCACGACCGCCGAAACCGTCGCTTCTTTCGCAAACTAGCCCATTACTTCGTGCAACGTGAATTGTCGGTGGCCTGCGTGGGTTGCGGGCGCTGCGCCACCGTGTGCCACGGGGACATCGGCATGCCAAACGTGGTGGAAATGATTCGCCGTGCAAGCTCGGAGCAACATGCAGCAGTTTCTCACTGAAAACGTTTACCTGCCCAAGGTGGCAGTGCTTGATCGTGTGGAAGACGATATTGCCGAGGTCAAGACCTTCTATTGGCATTTTCGTGAAACCGAAAACCAGGAGCGCTTCCGCCATTTCCGGCCGGGACAGTTTGCACAAGTGTCGCTCTTCGGTGTGGGCGAATTTCCCGCGTCCTTGCCTCCGAGTCCGACTGAGAACGACACCTTCTTTACCATTCGGCAGGTCGGCAGTTGTACGGGAGCCCTGCACCGGTTGCGTCCCGGTGATCAGTTTGGGGTCCGCGGGCCCTACGGTAATGGGTTTCCGATGGAACAATATCGCGGCAAGAACCTGGTCTTCGTTGCGGGCGGGATCGGGCTGATTCCGCTGCGGTCGTGCATTGTTTACGCGCTAGCTCATCGCGCCGATTACGCCCGGATACAGATCTTTTACGGCTCGAAAACGCCCAAAGAATTGATGTACGTCCCGAAGCTGCGCGAGTGGGAAGCCTGCGAGGGAGTCGAGTGCCACCTGGCTGTCGATCGTGGCCAGGACGGCTGGACGGGACATGTGGGCGTAGTGGGCAGCCTGTTCAAAAAGGCCGGGGTACAGGTCCCGACGGAGAACACGATTGCGTTCGTCTGCGGCCCTCCAATCATGTTTCGCTTCGTCATCAAGGATTTGCTGGCCATGGGAATGCCTCAGACAAACATTGTTTCTACGCTCGAGCGTTATATGAAATGCGGTGTGGGCAAGTGCGGACACTGCTGTATCGGTGTCGCCTACGTCTGCATCGATGGCCCGGTCTTTACGTATCAGCAGATAAAGCGATTGGGCGAGGAGATCTGATGCCCGACTTGCGCGCACAACTCGCCGATTTGCTAAGAGGACAGGTGGGCTTTGTTGGTATCGGCAATGTGGACTGCGCTGATGATGGCTTTGGGGTGCAACTCGCGGAGGCGCTGCTGGCTAAAGGTGTGCCGAATGTTTTCGTGGCAAGGAGCACACCAGAGCGGTGGATCGGCCGCATCGCCGATGAACACTTTTCGACCCTGCTGTTCCTCGACGCGGTTGATTTCGGTGCTGACGCGGGCTCGCTCGTGTTGATGAAGAGCGCAGAAATCGCCGAACGATTCCCTCAGATTTCGACTCACAAGATTTCGCTCGGGGTTTTGGCGCGCTGCGCGGAGGCCAACGGCGACACGCGGGTCTGGTTGCTGGGAGCACAACCAGAATCGGTTTCCTTTGGCAAACAATTGTCACCGGTCCTGCAGACGACGATAAGTGCTGTCTCCACACTGCTCGGCGAACTCGCGTGTGAGGGCAGGGCGACAGCCTCGGGAGGGGTGGGACAATGACGCCGGAACGCGCGATTGTCGCTGCGATCCTGCTCTGCATTGCGGGCGCGGTAATAACGCTCTTATGCGCACGGTTCCGAACCCTGGCGGCCTGGGTTTCATTCGCCGTCACCGCGGCCAGTGCTGTTCTCGTCGTGTTTGCCTGCGGACGTGTCTGGCTTCTTGCACCCTCGGAAAAGCCGGCGAGTTTCTGGTCGATGCCCAACCTCAGTTTCGCGTTGCGCCTGCACGTGGACGGGCTCAATTCCGTGTTTCTATTGCTGGCCGTTGCGATTGCTGTTCCTGCGGCACTGTACTCGATCTCCTACATGCAGCATTACTCGGCCTACGGTGTCGCCCGTTACTACCCGAATTTTCTATTGTTCCTCGCTGCCATGTACGGCTTGCTTACCACGACGGACATGATGTGGTTCTTCTTCATATTTTGGCAATTGATGACCCTGCCCGGTTATGCACTGATCCGTTTCGAACGGCACAAACCGACCGCGGTTCGGGCCGCAAACAAGTACCTGATCATGATGCAGATCGCCTGTGCATTCACGTTGATTGGCGCGCAAATCGTGGCCACGGCTGTCGGCGAAGGCAGTCTCAAGTACGACTTTCAAACCGTGAGTGCACACCTGCCGCGACTGCTCGCCGCCCAACCCTTTCTGGCGCAATTCGCATTCGCTCTGTTCATGATCGGATTCGGGATCAAGATGGGCATGTGGCCTTTCGGGCAAGTGTGGCTGCCGGACGCGCATCCAGCCGCGCCTTCGCCAGTCAGTGCAATGTTGTCAGGGGTGATGATCAAAACCGGCGTTTACGGATTGATTCGCTATTTTCTGTGGCTGGTCCCGGCACAAGCCCTCGATCTGTATCCCCTGCATAGTTGGGGAAATATTGTTGCGGCGCTTGGCACAGTTACGCTGTTCACCGGCACCACGCAGGCGCTGCAACAGGAGCAGTCGAAGCGCTTACTCGCCTATCACAGCATCGGCCAGATCGGCTACATCCTACTGGGAACCGGCATATGCATGGCGCTATTGCCTGCTGGCGCGGCGCTGGCGCCAGTTGCTGCGCTCGCGCTGTTCGGGGCGCTGTTGCATGTTGCCAATCATGGGCTCTTCAAGGGGCTTCTGTTTTTCAACGCCGGGTCCATGTTATACGCGACCGGCACGCAGGACTTGAACCGTGTCAGCGGATTGATGCGCTTCATGCCTATAACCGCAGTGACCACCCTGGTGGCTTCCTGCTCGATTTCCGGCGTGCCCCTGTTCAATGGTTTTATCAGCAAATGGACGATCTACGTAGCAGCCCTGCGCGGAGCTACTGCCGCCCATTATCTGGTAGTGTGCGCCATCGCCGCCATTTTTATCAGTGGCGTGACGCTCGCGTCGTTCATCAAGTTCTTCGGCGCGAGCTTCATGTCGCGTGCCAGTGCCCTGGTGCTGGCGTGCGCGCAAACCCGGCGCTTGGAGCCCGGCTGGCTGATGCAGATCCCTCAGCTTTTTCTCGCGCTGCTCTGCATCTTGCTCGGGCTCTGGCCTGCAATAGGGTTTGCGCTGGTGCGACGCGCCATCTCCCACAACCCGGAGGCTGTGATCGCGCGCCTTGCAGATGTGGTCCCGGTGAATTCCGGCGGGTTGAGCGGTGCAGAACTGCTCAACTCCGGCCGATTTGTGCCCCTGGCTCTGGTGGCAGTCATGGCATTGATGTTTGCGGTCGCGGCCGCTGCCTCAAAGATCGGTGGCGCGCGGCGCCGCACTGCCGCTTTATGGCTCTGTGGATACGCAACTGAATCCGACTGCTACCGCTATGTCGCTCACAATTTTTACGGTGAGCTGAAAACCTATTTTCGCTACCTGGGAGGCTCGGCGGCGAAGGCCGAGAAGCACCCATGATCGCTCGCCAATTGTTCATATTGCTGAAGGATGGCTTCGGCCAAGCCATCAAGCGCGCTGACCTTGCGAGCGACCAGCGCTTGTTCATTTTTGTGGAGCCTGCGGCACTGAAAGGCATCTGCTATTACCTCTTCCGTCGCTATGATGCCCGCTACGTGCTTACGATGGGAGCGGATGATCGCCCTTACAGCGGGAACTTCCTGGTTGCGCACAACTTTGCGCTGGATCGCGATCACCTACTGTTCAGTGTCCTTGCATACCTTCCCAGCGATAACCCTGAAGTCGAGACTATTTCCGACGTCGTACCGGCGGCGAGCTGGGGCGAACGCGAGATGTGGGATTTGGTTGGCATTCGGCCGGTTGGGCATCGCTATCTGAAGCGCCTCGTCCTGCCCGACGGATGGCCTGAAGGCGTCCACCCGCTGCGCAAAGATGTGCCCTGGAACCACGTTCCCGAAGCCTTCGACAGCCGCCGCGAGTTCACGTTTGATGAACCGCCGGAAGGCTGTACGGTGGTGCCCTTCGGTCCGTTTCATCCCACGCTCGACGAGCCCGCGCACTTCCGGCTCTACGTGGAAGGTGAATTCGTCCGTGGGTGCGAGTACCGCGGATTCATGGCCCATCGCGGTATCGAGAAGCTGGCCGAATCGGTGATGGGCTATGACGATATCCCGATGCTAGCCGAGCGCATCTGCGGAATTTGCGGTTGCGTACATAGTGTGGCGTACGCACAAGCTGTCGAATCAGCCGCCGCGATCACCCCGCCTCGGCGCGCCGAGTTTATCCGCACCATCATGCTGGAACTGGAGCGGCTCCACAGCCACCTGCTCTGGGTCGGACTTGCGTGTCACGTTCTGGGATTCGACACCCTGTTCATGCATGCGTTCCGCATCCGTGAACCAGTCATGCGGATTGCAGAGAAGATCAGTGGCAATCGCAAGACTTATTCCTTGTGCGTAATCGGCGGCGTGCGCTGCGACATCAGCCTTGAACTGCAATTAGAGCTTCGCTCCGTGCTGGAAAAGCTAGAGGAAGAGTGGAAAGCAGTGGTTGCGGCGGTCAGCGGAGACCGCAATATTCAGCGACGCACACGGGGAGTGGGGGTTGCTGATCCTGCGCTCGTCAAGGATTCCGCTGCAGTCGGCCCGGTAGCGCGAGCGGCCGGTGTCGACATCGATTGCCGACGCGATCATCCCTATGCGGCCTACAGTCGCGTTTCCTTGGAGGTGATAACTGAGCAGGATGGGGACGTTTGGTCGCGTTTACTGGTGCGAATGAAAGAGGTGTTTCAATCCACTCGCATCATCCGGCAGTGCCTGGAAAAGATGGAGGCCGGCCCGCTGCAGGCTGCAATTGAGGAGGAGTTGCCCGCCGCTCGCATGGGGCTAAGTTCCGTAGAGGCGCCGCGTGGCGAGAGCCACCACTTCATTGTCACCGGCGAGAACAATCGGCCGCGTCGGTGGCGAGTTCGCGCCCCGACTTATCAAAACCTGCAAGCTGTCCCCACCATGATCAAGGATCAGCGGATCGCAGATATGACGATCTCGCTCGCCAGCATCGACCCGTGCTTTTCCTGCACCGATCGGCTGGAAACCATTGATGTGCATTCGGGAACACTGAAGGTCTGGACCCAGGAAGAACTGTTGCGGGCAACCCAGTCAGCCCGGAGTGCGGCGCGAGGAGAAAACGCGTGATTGCAAGCGTCACTGCTGGCCTGCTGAACGTGGTTATGGTGCTCCTCGTGTCTCCTTTCCTCCACGGACTGCAGAGAAAGATCGTCGCGCGCATCCAGGCGCGCCAGGGACCTCCGCTGTGGCAGCCTTACTACGATTTGCTCAAGCTGGCCGGCAAAGAAGATATCGAAGTTGGTGAGGTACCTGCTATGCAGCGCTTTGCAGCTTATCTCGCGCTGGCAGTCGTGCTGACGATTGCGTTTGTCCTGCCGATGGGAACCGCGGCCCCGGGTGCGAGCATCGGGGATGCGATCATGCTTGTATATTTGCTCACCCTCATGGGCATTTGCACCATCCTGGCGGGCCTCGCTGCCGGGTCGACGTATTCGTTGGTCGGGATCAGCCGGGAGATGATGAGCATGGTCACACTTGAGCCCCTGTTCGCCGTTGCCGTGCTGATCGCCGGTTTGCACGTTGGATCGCTGCATCTCGACCTCGTATTGAAGGGAGGAGTGTATGCGGTAGCAGGAATTCCCTGGTCGGGCCTTGCGATGCTGGCTCTGATGCTGCTCGCCTTTCAGGCTTTTGTGCAGCGAATTCCGTTCGACACCTCGGAAGCCGAAACCGAGCTCATCGAGGGTCCGTTGATGGAATACTCCGGCCCCAAGCTGGCGCTGTTCAAGTATGCCCAAATGGCGAAGCTGGTAGTCTTTGCTGCGCTGTTCATCGGATTGTTCGCGCCCTGGTCCGGGACCTCGAACCTGCTCATTGCCTGGTTAGTCTTTTGGCTGAAAGTGGTCGTGCTGATGCTGTTTGTCACCGCCATCGCGGCGCTCCACGCCCGCTACCGCATTGACCAGGCCATCCGCTACTTTGTGGTCATGGACATCGCATCTTTGGGAGCACTGGTGGTTGCTGCGTATGGTCACTGAGAAGGCGAACAGGTGATGCTGAGCAAACTCAAAGAAACGTTGCTTTGTCTTAGGCCGGGAAAGGTGACTCTGCCCTATCCCGCCCAGGCGCAACCCACCCCGGAAAACTTCCGTGGCGTGCCCCGCTGGAACGGCGACAAGTGCATCGGTTGTGCCGGCTGTGCCAGCAACTGTTCGGCACGCGCAATTCTGGTAACCGACATCTGCCAGGAAATTCGCGTTTTGAACTATATCGGGAACCGCTGCACTTATTGTGGCCGCTGCGCCGAGGTCTGCCCCGAAAAGGCCATCACTATGAGCCGCGACTTTGAGCAGGCTACGAATGATGTAGCCGATCTACGGCAACGATTGGAGTTGTTCATGAGCACCTGCCAGCGCTGCGGACGTTGTTTCAAGATTTCCGATGTGTTGGAGCAATTGAAAATGCCAGGGTATCGCTTTGACGATTTCGAGCAGGCGCGCTGGGTATGCCGTTCGCGATCATTCTTTGAGGGGGATCCGCTGGTCGACGATATTCGCATTGAACTCGACTAGCACCGAGGTAGCCATGCTGGAGAACCTGTGCCAGAAGATGTTCCGCCGTTCGCTGTGGGTCTATCATGCGAACAGTGGCGGCTGTAATGGGTGCGATATCGAAGTCCTCAACGTGCTCACGCCCTATTACGACGTGGAGCGGTTCGGGATCAAGCTGGTCGGATCGCCACGGCACGCGGACGTGATGCTCTGCCAGGGACCGGCTCTCCGTTCGACTGCCGACGCGCTGCGTCGCGCTTACGAGGCGATGCCTGCGCCCAAGCTGGTGTTTGCCATCGGATCGTGCGCTTGTGGAGGAGGCCTGTGGTTCGACAGTTATGCCGTTCTCGGTGCGGTGGAGAAGGTCATCCCCGTCAACTTTTATATACCCGGCTGTCCACCTCGGCCTGAGGCCATCATTTACGGCGTGGCGGTTGCTCTCGGCATGGTGGAGAAGAAAGCCGCTCCCGTTGTATTCAAGCAGGCAGAATTTCCCATTCCCACCTATCACCCCGATCAGCTCTGCGGCGAAAACGAACTGGTCGTCTATGAGAAGTCAGAAAAGGTGTAGCCACGCGCTTGCCCTCATGAACTAGCTGCGACAAAGGCGAAGGAATTCCATTTACGAGCAACAGATCGATTTCGGTGTGGGGCACTCCGAGTGCTTCGATCATGTCTTTGAGCGAGCTGCTGAATTCAGAGTCATGCACGAACTCAACCTGCTTCCGTTCCGGCGGAAGGAAAATCGTTGAGAGCTGGGTAGAAACGGAACGACTTTGGGAGAACGCTCTTCAAGAATTAGGTGTTGGCATGTTCAATGCGGTCTCACGCAAACACAGGATGACCTGCGAATCAGGAGCACTTGGAGAAATCTCCCGAGCAAATATGCTGGCGTGCGGCAGGCTTGGTACCTTGTGTGCAGCGCTTCCCGAAACGGGAGGCAAATCACCAGTGTGACGCAGTAGCTTGACCTCAAAGGGGATGGCGGCCTAGCGTTTAGATGGCGCATGGGGGGTGGTCTATGTATTTATGTCCCTATTGCGCGGTAGATTACACGCTTGAGAGACCGTGTTTCTGCCATCCACCGCCCCCAATCAAGTCAACCTCTGCGAGAGTGCCAGAGGTGGAAGGTGCTTGGGGCGAGGCGGCAGCGGCTTGGTCCTTGAAGTCAGATCTTCCCGCAGAACCCCTACCCGAACCAGTTTTGGTCGAGGTTTGCTTCCTTCACTCACCCTCTCAACATGCA encodes the following:
- a CDS encoding NADH-quinone oxidoreductase subunit B family protein, with the protein product MNSTSTEVAMLENLCQKMFRRSLWVYHANSGGCNGCDIEVLNVLTPYYDVERFGIKLVGSPRHADVMLCQGPALRSTADALRRAYEAMPAPKLVFAIGSCACGGGLWFDSYAVLGAVEKVIPVNFYIPGCPPRPEAIIYGVAVALGMVEKKAAPVVFKQAEFPIPTYHPDQLCGENELVVYEKSEKV
- a CDS encoding NADH-quinone oxidoreductase subunit C; its protein translation is MIARQLFILLKDGFGQAIKRADLASDQRLFIFVEPAALKGICYYLFRRYDARYVLTMGADDRPYSGNFLVAHNFALDRDHLLFSVLAYLPSDNPEVETISDVVPAASWGEREMWDLVGIRPVGHRYLKRLVLPDGWPEGVHPLRKDVPWNHVPEAFDSRREFTFDEPPEGCTVVPFGPFHPTLDEPAHFRLYVEGEFVRGCEYRGFMAHRGIEKLAESVMGYDDIPMLAERICGICGCVHSVAYAQAVESAAAITPPRRAEFIRTIMLELERLHSHLLWVGLACHVLGFDTLFMHAFRIREPVMRIAEKISGNRKTYSLCVIGGVRCDISLELQLELRSVLEKLEEEWKAVVAAVSGDRNIQRRTRGVGVADPALVKDSAAVGPVARAAGVDIDCRRDHPYAAYSRVSLEVITEQDGDVWSRLLVRMKEVFQSTRIIRQCLEKMEAGPLQAAIEEELPAARMGLSSVEAPRGESHHFIVTGENNRPRRWRVRAPTYQNLQAVPTMIKDQRIADMTISLASIDPCFSCTDRLETIDVHSGTLKVWTQEELLRATQSARSAARGENA
- a CDS encoding complex I subunit 1 family protein, with the protein product MIASVTAGLLNVVMVLLVSPFLHGLQRKIVARIQARQGPPLWQPYYDLLKLAGKEDIEVGEVPAMQRFAAYLALAVVLTIAFVLPMGTAAPGASIGDAIMLVYLLTLMGICTILAGLAAGSTYSLVGISREMMSMVTLEPLFAVAVLIAGLHVGSLHLDLVLKGGVYAVAGIPWSGLAMLALMLLAFQAFVQRIPFDTSEAETELIEGPLMEYSGPKLALFKYAQMAKLVVFAALFIGLFAPWSGTSNLLIAWLVFWLKVVVLMLFVTAIAALHARYRIDQAIRYFVVMDIASLGALVVAAYGH
- a CDS encoding proton-conducting transporter membrane subunit; translated protein: MTPERAIVAAILLCIAGAVITLLCARFRTLAAWVSFAVTAASAVLVVFACGRVWLLAPSEKPASFWSMPNLSFALRLHVDGLNSVFLLLAVAIAVPAALYSISYMQHYSAYGVARYYPNFLLFLAAMYGLLTTTDMMWFFFIFWQLMTLPGYALIRFERHKPTAVRAANKYLIMMQIACAFTLIGAQIVATAVGEGSLKYDFQTVSAHLPRLLAAQPFLAQFAFALFMIGFGIKMGMWPFGQVWLPDAHPAAPSPVSAMLSGVMIKTGVYGLIRYFLWLVPAQALDLYPLHSWGNIVAALGTVTLFTGTTQALQQEQSKRLLAYHSIGQIGYILLGTGICMALLPAGAALAPVAALALFGALLHVANHGLFKGLLFFNAGSMLYATGTQDLNRVSGLMRFMPITAVTTLVASCSISGVPLFNGFISKWTIYVAALRGATAAHYLVVCAIAAIFISGVTLASFIKFFGASFMSRASALVLACAQTRRLEPGWLMQIPQLFLALLCILLGLWPAIGFALVRRAISHNPEAVIARLADVVPVNSGGLSGAELLNSGRFVPLALVAVMALMFAVAAAASKIGGARRRTAALWLCGYATESDCYRYVAHNFYGELKTYFRYLGGSAAKAEKHP
- a CDS encoding FAD/NAD(P)-binding protein, with protein sequence MQQFLTENVYLPKVAVLDRVEDDIAEVKTFYWHFRETENQERFRHFRPGQFAQVSLFGVGEFPASLPPSPTENDTFFTIRQVGSCTGALHRLRPGDQFGVRGPYGNGFPMEQYRGKNLVFVAGGIGLIPLRSCIVYALAHRADYARIQIFYGSKTPKELMYVPKLREWEACEGVECHLAVDRGQDGWTGHVGVVGSLFKKAGVQVPTENTIAFVCGPPIMFRFVIKDLLAMGMPQTNIVSTLERYMKCGVGKCGHCCIGVAYVCIDGPVFTYQQIKRLGEEI
- a CDS encoding hydrogenase maturation protease; the protein is MRAQLADLLRGQVGFVGIGNVDCADDGFGVQLAEALLAKGVPNVFVARSTPERWIGRIADEHFSTLLFLDAVDFGADAGSLVLMKSAEIAERFPQISTHKISLGVLARCAEANGDTRVWLLGAQPESVSFGKQLSPVLQTTISAVSTLLGELACEGRATASGGVGQ
- a CDS encoding 4Fe-4S dicluster domain-containing protein yields the protein MLSKLKETLLCLRPGKVTLPYPAQAQPTPENFRGVPRWNGDKCIGCAGCASNCSARAILVTDICQEIRVLNYIGNRCTYCGRCAEVCPEKAITMSRDFEQATNDVADLRQRLELFMSTCQRCGRCFKISDVLEQLKMPGYRFDDFEQARWVCRSRSFFEGDPLVDDIRIELD